The region CCTTTAAAAACCTCATCACAGCTAGGAACCTCATGAAAGCTACAAGACAATGGTTAGGTCTTAACTTACAGACTTGAATTTATTCATCACAGTTGGGATAATTTGTATGTAGGAATTAAGGAACTCCTGCACATAACCTCCTTTTATTGTATTAAAAAGCTTTTGTACATAGTTTCTGGTCACATTTAGGAAAGTATACCAAGCAAGAGATTTGTCATTTTCAATATCAAATGTCCCATTGATCATTCTCTCACAtaagtgggtccccagtctttcAGACTTTAAATTCAAGAATTCCCACCCCTCCCAAGAGTGACTACTTTGCAATGAGGACACTCAGCTTCAACTATCAATCTTTTTTTATACTGGTTTATTTTTTATAGAGACACAATCATAGCCTTTGGCCTTGAAACTTAAAGTAACATTTCAAACTGCAGTTGTCCAACAAGTGCAAGTTAGGGATCTGGTACCAAAACATGTAATGACTGAGTTGTTTGAAATGGCACTCCAGACTCAAAATTGCATCTTAAAGTCAGTCTTATGCACCAACTGTCAAGAACAGGGCAGGCAGAACCAATGAATTGAACAAGGAAACAGAATGAAACATTACTCCTCTTATGGCTTCTTGATTCCAGAGAAGGGGTTGGTTCAAGCCAATACCAGTGATGATGAGATTGAGCTCTTTCTATGTAAAAACATTTCCTGCAAGTTCTAAAAGATTCCAATTACTTGTTTCCACGTGGCAGAACCCAAGAAATCATATTAACTAAAAAGTGGTAGCCAGATTTTTGCATACCCCGGAGACTTTCCTTCCTACAAAAAcacatttgaaggggggggggagaaccacccAAAATGTCCAATTTGCTTAGGAGGGGGAATACCAGTGTCTACACCAGTACAATCTACGTAACAAACCACAACATTatgctggctgcacaggcagaTGCTGATAAAGGTATTTGTCATTTGCATTTATCAAGTTCTGAGATTAAGAGTTGCTTTTAGGAGATACTGATAGATAGCATTATGAACTTTTGATCTCACCGGCTCCTACTTGTAAGTGCAATTTAATAAACTATCAAAAAAGGCTGTGATGCTTTTGGATGGcaaatatattgaagatgaatgGCTGAAATGCATTAAAGGCAAATTCAAGTAGATTGCAACTTAGTTATGGGACCCATAAAACTAACTTAAACATGAGTAATAACCCCTTATGAAATcactacaaaaaaaaatcagttctcctcaaggaaaaaaacaaattctGTGAGTAGTTTTACAAGTTCATTATGTAATACTGGGTTACTCATATTTGCTTCACTTATTTAGAACTGGCCTTACATTGAGCACAAATCTGAAGTTAAATTTGCAACGGTGAAGATGTGACATTAGCATCCTAGCTATGCACATTAGAGGCACTGGCATAGTGTACAGTACATATAAGGAGCAAGTGGTCCACCAGCAGAAAGCATTAGCCCAAGTCACAGGGCCTTTGTAGTTCACTGTTAAGATTTGTGGCAACTGTGCAAAAGTAACCAAATTCTGAAATTAAATTCCACTTGAATTACGTTAAAGTTCAATTAGCTCAATGGACTGAGGTGTGCAATTTGAGACACACTTGGGACTTTTCACATTGAATTGTCTGGGGTTTAGGGCTTCTGACTTATGCATGAAAGGCAGGCTTAAACTGAATTAAGCCTGCGATACTATGCACACACCCTCCTTGACCACAGAAAGACTTACTTCAAGTCAATATACTGTAAAAGACCAACCCAACAGATACAACAATTTAAACAAAATTATTTGAAAGTcatgtaaaaagaaaaatctgattTTTATAGCCCAGTAGAAGAAAATGTATTAAAATTAAAGAGCATAAAAACAGGGAGTTTACAGTCAGCATTTAAATACACACTGTATTTTAAcacccagccagggaacctcTGCCGCTGCccacttaaggggcagggcaacaGCGCCAACATAATCGCATCACTACAGGGatcaaaaggttttttttaaaacttacctgggggtcactatggctctccagaagGTCCTGGGAGCCCGCGATCCCCTGGGCATCCTTCCCCACgtctccaaactgctgtaaaatgcaaaaaaaaaaaaagccacttctggttttgtgaccaAAAAGAAAGTGGcatttttttgctatttacagGAGTTTGTTGGCATAGGGAGGACAgtagagggggttgcaggctccctggaccctccgGAGAGCCATAGCGATCCCAAAGTAAGGTTTCAAAAGCCCTTTTGTTCCCTGTGGCAATGATATCGTgtcactgccctctcccccacaaacacagcatcccaaattcaccctgagtttgggaaccactgatgtaaaccAAAGAGTGCCTTTGAGTATTAGTGCTAGCATTTGACTCTCTAGTGTTTTCTTAAATAATTGTGCATTTCCCTGTGTTTCATGCATGTATGGAGAAAGAGGACCAAGAAGCTAAGGGGCACTTAAAGAGGTCCAGTTAAGTGGATCACATGGTCCATCAGACAACAGAGGACATAGGAGTGAAATCTACAGTTGCAAGACTGCATTACTTGGTATATGAAAACTATGCTATATGGAATGGCAAGATGTTTCCTAGGGTCATTTTCACCCACAATGTTCACCCACTCACTCTACAAGACGTTATACGCTACCAATactaggcaattttttttttaaagatatgaaCTTGTAATACTTGTAAGACTCTCTTCACTGAGTGTACCCTTTTTCATTGAGCATACACGCTAGAAGAGATGGGAGAGGCAGCACACACTCACAGAGTTTGGAGTTGTCAAGAAAAGTAATTAGCCTGCTACATTCAGAAGTTCCAGTTGCGAGCACTTCTTCCCTCTGAGTCTTCACTGTGTTCCGTTTGCTAAATGGGCTTCCTCTGAAGCATCTGAGCTTCACAACAAAGCTTACACACAATATTAAGCCTTCACACGTTTCTCATTTCCCAGGTCTAGCAGTGCCTTCCTGGAATGCTTTTGTCATCACGAGCACAGCCATTTTTCATTCTACTCCCATTTCTAACGAGGGACCATTTCTCAACAGGATCTGTTGCCTTAGAAGTCAGGGAGCATGTCCCTCCAAATGAGGCCAAGTTGCCTCCCACACAAAACGGCTCCAAACACAAGTCTTGCCAATAAATAACGGTGTATGGGAGAAGAAAAAAGTTTGACCGACACCCATCAGCACATGTTGTTCAAGACTTCAAGCCCATTTTAGACATCATTTGTTCATATACAGTCCATGCCATTGCTGCCATCAGTGTGCGTCGCAAGGCCCTCGGGACGGCACCACGAAAAAAGCCAAGCAGTCCATATTCCTGTAAGAGGAAAAAGTCAGCACCATCATTACTTTTAAGCAGTCAGATTCTTGACCAGTTACATGGCACGTGAGGACTGATGGAAATGTTCATCCATTCCAATTTTTGAGTCAAAAGTAATGCTTCAGGAAGGCCAAGGTACATCCTGGAAAACctcttaaatgaatgaatgaatgaatgaatgaatgaataaacctttattaggcataaagaaATCATAAAATGCTTTTATGATCTTAAATGTGTGAGTGTTCACTGTTCTTCAAAGCTATCTGTTGCCCCCAGTTCCCCATCTGCGATTTCATCACCATTTTTCCCCTGCTTAAGTATTTTCTTCTTTCTAGCCAAGGATCAGTCAGGGTTCATGTATGTGATTACTGAAGACAATACTTCCTGAACTTGTCACATGGTGATCCAATTGACTAGGTCCTACGAAGAGCCAACAAAATCCACAGGAAAAGCAAGTAGACGTGTTTGTCCCATTTTATGACAATAACCAAGGAaacagtggagggggggaggctttgCTGAAGTAATGTCACTGAAGAAGAAGTGCCCAGGCCAGAGGGAGCTTAAAACACCTGCTCCTATGGAGATCAGCACTGGCCTGAGAGTTTTATTACTAcattgtactttttaaaatgttgcaagcCTCTTTGAAGGCCTCGCATCAGAGgtagaagggcaggatataaacacttggataaataaatatcttAAGACTAAAATAAATATCTTAATATGCAGTCATAGTATATCAAGTTAAAAGAccagaaagcagaaaaaaaaataataatctgacTTTCACGCTATTCACGTGACTGTATAGGCGTATGCTGAAGTCTATATACACAATGGCCCCTAAGCTATGATGAGCTGATGATGTGCTATCAtatttaggatttggctgtcagatCTGTGAAAGCACTTTTTCTAAGACTTTTCAACATGTGCTGAAAGTCAAATCCCAAGCATGGCAGCAGATGAAACCAACCAACTCACCGTAGtttgggtttctctctctctacaATCCACATGTACCTGATGGCCAAGTGAATAGGTTCTCTGTGACTGCCAGAGTCTGGCACAGGGGACAGTGACTAGAAGCAAATTCTCATCATAATAATGTCAAGCACCATGTGCTAGTAATGATACAATACCACCACACATTTGTATTTCAGACCTGGCGAAAACTTAACATTGTCTAGGGTTGAACCAGGGTAGAGGATGTAAACAGTAAACAGCAGGTTTTTGTGTTCCATTCAATAATATCTGAGTTTAAGAAAATTATGAGTAAAGAAGGATCTCTTATCCAAATATATTCCTGGCTAGTTCCTTCAAAAGGATTGCATATACGTTTTAGCTGATGTCCAAAGGACAGAAATACGTTTACAACCCACATGTTCCCTGAACTCACTTGTTCTCAAGCACTGTTATTACAGTCTTTCGGCTTCAGGGTTTCACTATCTGAGAAGTTTCCCAAGAATGATTAAAAACTGTAGGTAGGTACAGCTCAGCACATCCAGATCTTGCAGTTTAGCAAGCTCATTAAATTACATCAGTCATCTGATTACAATTTGACTACTGCTGGTTTAAGAGTCAAAGTACAGAAGGCTGTATCCTACACACACTGGGggagggtaagtcccattgaactcagcatAACTTGCTTCCACTTACATGAACAGGCTTAAGCtacaagggcccaatcccattcaactttccagcaccagtgcagctccaaggtaagaggacaaatgttcccttaccttgcagtgACCttcatgactgcacccccacgaGAGGatgtacagctgcatcagtgctggaaattttgataggattgggccctaagtaatgcAAAACCTCCCTAAGCTTATTATTCCAGGCATCTCTTAAACTGTAAACCAGAAAACCGAGATTAAAAAATTAGAATCAAATAGTCTGTTATTGCAATTGTTTAAATTTCACTCTGGCCCCGTACGCTACTTTGAGTACCATGGTAGAAATGtaattaatttaaaaacaaacatttgtaGAGCAGAAAGCGGTTGAGATCACGACGCCAAGACCCAGAACCAAACTCCTGCCTCCTGACCCTAGAAATTCCGCCcagattaggggcccaatcctatccaattttccagtgctggggtagctataccaatggggcatgcaccacgtcctgtggtggggaggcagtcttggaggcctcctcagggctgcattgcagtggcactggtgctggaaagttggataggattgagccctaagtctttATTCTTGAACCTTCAACAGACAATGCCAATAACTTGAGCTTACCCTGAAAATGAAGGCAATCGCTTGGCCTGTGCGGAGGTACTTTTCCGATGACAGCTGCATGTGGGTTTTGATGACATCAGCAGGCTGAGTAGCCAATGATGCCAGAATTCCAGCAAAGGTTCCACAGCCGAAGTTCACTAAAGGCGTGAATGCAGGATCCAATTGGTCTGGGAGACAGCAAGCAAGCAGAAAAAGAACAGTTTCATAAATCATCtgacagtggaaaaaaaataaatttttatcaTCCTTAAGTTCTTATGCTGGAACGAGCTAAAATCTCTACAAGCAGGTTCAACACACACTCAAGGAAGGAAGGTTCAACTTCCTTATTCAACCCATCAGATTCCTCAACTTTTCTAGCAATTAGCTTCACCAGTTTCTTGTCCTATTCTTTgtgaaaaaaacagaacaaagcagTATTTTTCCAACTTCCTTATAATGAATCCAAAATTTATCAAACATCAAAGCTAAATGCACCCTATTATTCCAGTCTTTAGTCATGGAAGAACAtgaaaaaagccctgctggaacaaGCCAAAAGGCCTTTCTAGtcaagcattctgtttcccatagtGATCCACTAGCtgtttttaaagccatctaagctagtggcaaTCACCATGTCTTGTAGCACTTACTATGCAGACTAATGATGTCTTGCTATTtcttaagaacagctccactggatcaagccataggcccatctagtccagctcacagtggcccaccaaatgtctcagagagcacacaagacaacaaaagacctgcatcctggttcctttTAACTTCTCTAGTTTCAACATAGCCTCTTTGCAGCATAGCTTTCCAAAGTAGCTCTGATATTTCTAACAAGTTCTAACCAGTGTCATGTGATCCCTGTACTATCAGGGCATGCATAAGATAAGATGTATCAGTAAAGCCAACTCCAAATGGTGCTCAGCTCTTTTATGACATTACCTTACTGCTGACTTAGCTATGTGTTCCACAGTAGCTTCCAGGACCTTTCAGTAGTAAGAAGTAATCTGACTAAGAGCCCCATCCTGCTCACgggcttactgccagtgcgcactgttgcaaatatgctgtaaggcacgtttgtaagtccttaccatgggcccagcaccagagctggcccagtgtgagcctgtgctgggcaAGCTCTAGCACTGGACCCATAGTCCGCACCCTGCGGTTGCCCAGACCATctggcggcagagaggtaagtaagggtgtggggagaggtggggaagaggcattccagggcagggggaggcaggcagagggcggggaggaggtgtggcaaggagggagtggggctggaCTGGCAGAGCatagctccaccaaatcctgagccccaGGTCAGACCACATGGTCCAACACGGGGCTCTCTGATTCTACGCCAGCtctagagctgctgcagaatcgagtagccccattgcagggctgcttcccttacctgggggaagggaatgaaagtccccctcTCCTGAGAAGCTGCCACGAGCTGCCCAGTGGCACgttggatgccacagcagccattttggcaccacagcagccttgTGCGCCAGGAAGCTCAGCTTTGGGTTGGAAGGGCCCAGATTGGATAGATTGGCATTTCCAGCATTAATGCagcagtgctaatggggcatgcactgcatcctgcagagtggGGGCAGtgatagagacctcctcaaggtaaaggaacatttcttccctaatcttggggctgcactggtactgaaaagttagataggattaggccctaaatcaAATACATTCCTCAgcatatttagttatttgatttttctctgtaaaccgctttgtgaacttttagttgaaaagcagtatataaatactgttgttaacaataacaataacatctTTTGAGTTTTCACCTGGAGGTTTTCTGCTAAGCAAGGCTGCAACCTTACACACAAACGCTACTTGCTAGAAGGGGATTTAGATGCTGACAGGGTTGAAACTTCCTAAATTGTATCCTGATCTATGTAAAACCAAGATGTATGTAAAACCAAGAAACTAAAGCACATATAAAAGGCAGGCAAGGATAGATAATAgatggaggtgtttgtttccagtgagtaagacagtaAGACTTATGCTGTAATCCTAACACAGTGggattacttctaagtaaaacaccattttcaaaacaaTAGGCAAAGAACTGCATTTAGGATCAGCATTCTGGAATAAAATTCACAACTCGAATTTCAGCCTCAGAGACAGTCCTACACAGACATTTCTTTCACAAGTGTCAGAAGCGAGAAAAGGAGATCTCAAAAAACCCTGGCAAACCCCAAAACACAGATTACAAAAATCTACAGTTGGGCACACAGAGAAGAACTTGACAAGTTTTCTCAAAGAAAGTCACTGCTCTACTAAAGTCTTCAGATGCAGTTCTGGTTGCCCAGCTTCCTTATTCCAATACAGAAGTTTGTCTGGAAAACCAGACAGAGAGAGATCTTGCAAGGTCTCGTCAGCCCAGTGTACCCATCTAAACTCTGCAATTTAAGTTATGGAGATAGTAAATTAGTATTACAACCACCCTTACCATAGGGCATTAACTTCTTCGTCTGTGTGTAGAACATCAGATAAATACCAGAGAAGGGAGCATCTCGCAGGAGTGTTGCTAGTAGGCCACTAAACAACCCATGGACACCTTCTGACCGATAGATATTTTTCAAAGCTCCATGCACACTCTCATAGCCAAATCTTCCACTCTGGAATCCAAACACATTTGTGAAACTACATGTCTCCAATGTGGGCCTCACTATGGAAGACAAATCCTCATATAGCTTTGAATAACTAATatgcacaattaaaaaaatattggttttTTTATGGTGATCTGTTTCAATTATGATTGTTATTGTTGGGGGTATTATGTTTTCCTATTCTGGAAGCTCCTTGGAAAAACATTTATTATACAGGGCCGCTCttattatccatgggggttccattcctgggacACTTGCAGATACCGAAATCTATGCATGTTGGAATCCGCAGATTTCAGGGGGCCCCCAAACCTCCAACCTACAGTTGGGTCTGTAGGCCCTTCTGATAATGAtggcagacctgtactttgaaagtAGGGTGATAAATATGTAAAAGAGGCAAGATAGGACAGTCATATAAAATACCCCAATTTTTAAGAACCaagttacaaaaaaacaaaacaaaacaaaaaaaacttaccTCGAATCGTGTTTTCACCACAGTGATAGGCAACATGCAAACAACAGCAACAGTACGTGAGGTTCCACCCAAGAGTATTGACTCCAGGGCTGTAGGGGAGCGATCCAGCAGAAAATGGTGCTTTATCACATATAAAGTGCTGAAGTAAATCCCCACACCTGGAATGCATCTTGCAAATGACTGTGAAAAAAATGACAAGCAGGggaaaagagggagggaattTAATCAATTCAAACCCTGCCTTTCCAATCGCTTTATGAGGAAAGGAGACACCAGAAAATTTTACATTGTGCACGTGAAGACCATAGAGTTGCTGAACAGGTTCAAACAGagggctaagaagcaaagaagcctTATTTCAAGATTCTAAACATCACTCGCAGTGAAAAAAATTTAAGTGGAACTAGATGAATGCCCTAGCAATCATTttgcaaatgtaaaaaaaattatgtaccaAGAACAACCCAAAATCAAGAGCAGATGGGTTGGCTGAAAGATTGAGCCTTTGTCTTTTAGGAGAGAGAACACCTATCTACATAACCTTGCCTATCTTCTTCCAGAGGGCTACAGAGTGGGGATAAAACAGAGGGGAAGCTGACATGTGGGTCAGGTCTAAATATGTTTTAAGGCCACCAGACAAAATGGTTGGGGAGATAACCACACAGCCACAAACAAATATATGCTGTAACCACACCAACAAATGAGTGATGGaaactaaggaaaaaaaaaatagggaaaagCATTTCCAttccatgcatctgatgaaggaaGCTACAAAGTCTGTGAAAGCTTATGCCATAATACAACTGACACCAGCTTCCATCCCACTTTAAAATGGCTACCAGACAATGGCATACTGTAGGGAGACTTCCAGTACATCTATCTGCATGTGTACCTTTCTCACAGGGATAAGAACTTCTGAGGCCCACTGTATGCCACAAATGTAACTCTGTTACATTAAACATAACATTATTGCACACACATATTATTGAACTGGTAATCATTTGATTTTTAGATGGTGATGATGAAGACTTTTGTTAATAGTGCATTATCTGCTCTGGAATTAACAAGTacaatgcaaaagaaacacaCTTTTGCAGGCAAATTACTTACAGGAGAAACCCCTTTCCAAAGCCCTAGTAAGCTTTCGGTGCGAACAACCTTAAAGAGCAGATTTACCATCCCAACACGGCCCGATCTGGAAAGAAAACCAAAAAACATGTAAGAGATAGAttagcattttgcaacagcccaTCTATCAAAACTGCAGGAATgccacagcacaatcctttcctttaataaaatataaatatcctCTGATATTTCCTCTAATACTGCAAATATGATATTATAATATAGTTAtgcaatataatatatattataatatttccTCTAATACATAAAAGATTTACttatatttatttcatttcaagGATTTTTACCCTGGTTTTAAGAAAGACAGGAAAGCAGCATACAAAAATTAAAGATAGATAAAATCAAGAACACTAAACACAGTGAACATGTACATCAATAAAGTACTGTCAGCAAAGTTAAATTTATGCCACAAAACAGAAAGCtttctagtaaaaaaaaaagaagtattgGCTCTCCAATCGAAAAGGCAGCCGGAAAGGGAGATCAGAAAAGTATTTCAAACAAATTGTACCATCTCCATTTAACATACAGAAACAAATGTTCAAACCCCAGCTGCTTTTATCTACTAACTGCATAATGACACAGTTGACAACACCACTATGGGAAGAGATGAACACACCAGCCTGGCAGTTGCTACATGGTAGCTCCAGATATTGAGAGtatcaccattttttaaaaagactttcaGTATGTATTGGCCTCTACTGGATACCTGTAGCTATACTGGTCCCACAAAACAAGATAGTTCTGGCCCATACATGCCaactggtgatttttttttcacataCTTCATACATGAAGAACCAAGCCATACAGACATATCCCACCACAATTCCATTGCATTCTGAAGAATGTTAAATTTCCCTATTATCTACTGTCTACTACCACCTCACTGATATATTTTATTAGAGATGAAGAAGATGCTTTAATATATATTCTTTACCATCTTGATATAGAAACATTGTTTTGAAGAACTTCAGTGGCCCCAATACTTTTTCACCCTTTTCCCTCCTTGTCCATTCAAACTCTTAATACCAACAGCATAAGGCTCTCCAATGGAAACTTCAAGGACCTACCCATTGATGGTTGGTTGCAGGGTCTGTAGCCGGGTTTTAAGTAGGTCTAGGGGCTGAAATAGTAGGGTGGAGCAGGTCCCACTGATGGAGCCACAAACAAAGGCTTTCAGCACAGGGTGcatctttaaaaagaaacaaacagtggaatgctaaaagaaaaaaaatctatttaaatggAATCCACAGTCCCATTAGTCTGGCATCCCTCAAATGCTTAAATAACCATATCACAGAATTTCCTCTTCACAACAAATTTTACAATACAAAGTTTGCTTAAGAAAATCATGTCAAGCGAAACAACAGCCAACTAACTCTTACGTCCTGCAATGTCTCATATTAAAGAAAACATCTGAAGTAACTGGAAATCTTAAAAATCAGATTTCAGTTTCTTGTGAAATAGATTCACCTGCAAAAAAATCCCCTGAACTTCTAGCCATTGATAATTAAGTACTTTGATTCACCACCATCATGAGAAAGAATCTCAGAATTCTCATCTGAAACCCAATAATTCTTGTCTAAATAGCCATAATAGAATATCAGAATCCAGCTTCTTACATTTATCTTCAACCCACTAAAAGCATTATGACTGAGATGCTAGTTGCAAATCTAACTCAGAAGTTCAACAGCAGCATCAAGACTGCACAGGACTTTAGATGTACATATTACTTTCACAAAGATAGgccaaatgttttatttttttcttctcactTTAGAAACACAGAATAAGGCCCAAGTTATATCCCATTATCATCaactagggcagccattttcaaccactgtgccatggcacactggtgtgctgcaaatggtccgcaggtgtgccacaggagtttggtggaggctcatttattaatggaaccattgggggatatgagccccccaccaacagcatggtgtgccttgtcaattgtccataaactaatggtgtgccttgacaattttagtaccttgtccatgtgccatgagagaaaaaaggttgacaatcactgaacTAGAGATACGTAAGCAAGTGTGTTACTACTCTGTTTGAACCTCAAAGTGCTTATCTTTGCTGGCAACATACCTGtggctttattatttttttcctctgaagtTAATGGGCTCTGAAATAATCATGTTTGCAGTCATGATGCTCCCACAACTTTCAACAGACCAAGTGTGGACTGACTTCAGGAACCTGTCACTTGTTTAGGCCTCAACCCTAAACTCActagggagcaagccccattgaacacaactttgacacggtccctcaccaaaggctactgaaaaaactccacagtcagggaattagaggacaggtcctctcatggattgagaactggttggaggccaggaagcagagagtgggtgtcaatgggcaattttcacaatggagagaggtgaaaagcggtgtgccccaaggatctgtcctgggaccggtgcttttcaacctcttcataaatgacctggagacagggttgagcagtgaagtggctaagtttgcagatgacaccaaacttttccgagtggtgaagaccagaagtgattgtgaggagctccagaaggatctctccagactggcagaatgggcagcaaaatggcagatgcgcttcaatgtcagtaagtgtaaagtcatgcacattggggcaaaaaatcaaaactttagatataggctgatgggttctgagctgtctgtgacagatcaggagagagatcttggggtggtggtggacaggtcgatgaaagtgtcgacccaatgtgcggcagcagtgaagaaggccaattctatgcttgggatcattaggaagggtattgagaacaaaacggttagtattataatgccgttgtacaaatcgatggtaaggccacacctggagtattgtgtccagttctggtcgccgcatctcaaaaaagacatagtggaaatggaaaaggtgcaaaagagagcgactaagatgattacggggctggggcaccttccttatgaggaaaggctacggcgtttgggcctcttcagcctagaaaagagacgcttgaggggggacatgattgagacatacaaaattatgcaggggatggacagagtggatagggagatgctctttacactctcacataataccagaaccaggggacatccactaaaattgagtgttgggcgggttaggacagacaaaagaaaatatttcttt is a window of Tiliqua scincoides isolate rTilSci1 chromosome 5, rTilSci1.hap2, whole genome shotgun sequence DNA encoding:
- the SLC25A38 gene encoding mitochondrial glycine transporter isoform X2; translation: MIQKSSPALFQARDVRDTVESLVMHPVLKAFVCGSISGTCSTLLFQPLDLLKTRLQTLQPTINGSGRVGMVNLLFKVVRTESLLGLWKGVSPSFARCIPGVGIYFSTLYVIKHHFLLDRSPTALESILLGGTSRTVAVVCMLPITVVKTRFESGRFGYESVHGALKNIYRSEGVHGLFSGLLATLLRDAPFSGIYLMFYTQTKKLMPYDQLDPAFTPLVNFGCGTFAGILASLATQPADVIKTHMQLSSEKYLRTGQAIAFIFREYGLLGFFRGAVPRALRRTLMAAMAWTVYEQMMSKMGLKS
- the SLC25A38 gene encoding mitochondrial glycine transporter isoform X1, which produces MSSSGSPQVELGSRVGVAAAAKGQGSPRRGAEMHPVLKAFVCGSISGTCSTLLFQPLDLLKTRLQTLQPTINGSGRVGMVNLLFKVVRTESLLGLWKGVSPSFARCIPGVGIYFSTLYVIKHHFLLDRSPTALESILLGGTSRTVAVVCMLPITVVKTRFESGRFGYESVHGALKNIYRSEGVHGLFSGLLATLLRDAPFSGIYLMFYTQTKKLMPYDQLDPAFTPLVNFGCGTFAGILASLATQPADVIKTHMQLSSEKYLRTGQAIAFIFREYGLLGFFRGAVPRALRRTLMAAMAWTVYEQMMSKMGLKS